One Variibacter gotjawalensis genomic window, CGCTTTTAACGTTGCGCCGAGTGCGCGCGCCGCATCGATCACGGCGCGATGGCCGCGATGCACGCCGTCGAAATTCCCGATGGCGACGACAGCGCCGGAGAGCGCGCTGCCGGCCGGCGGCAGTCCGCGCGAAACGAGGAATGGCTTGGTTGCACTCATGGTGCCACGAACTCGGCGCGCTCCCTCCCCCGGAAAGGGGGAGGGTTGGGGAGGGGGTCACGTAGCGATGACCGGAGCGGGTCATACAGCGACGACCGAGTTGACGAAAGACCCCCTCCCGCCGCTTCGCGTCGACCTCCCCCTTGCAGGGGGAGGTGGGTGCCCGGGACTTGCGCCGAGCGCTCGCTCACCACTTCAGCGCCTGCATGACGGCGCGCGGGTGAACGCCCGACACCGCGAAGAGGCTGGCGAGTTTCTCAAGCTCCGGAGAATCGCGATGGCCGAGCTCTTCGGCATGAATGCCGGAGGTGACGAACACGCAATCGATGCCGGCATCGGCCGCGCCTGTGAGGTCGGTGCGCACCGAGTCGCCGACCGCGACGATGCGTTTGCGATCGACCTTGGCGTGACGCATCTCTTCCGCGACCGCGTGCGCGAGATCGTAAACCGGCGCGTGCGGCTTGCCGGCATACATCACGGGCCCGCCGAGCTTCTCGTAGAGATCCGCGATCGCTCCCGCGCAGTAGACGAGCTTGTCGCCGCGCTCGACGACGAGATCCGGGTTGGCGCAGATCATCGGCATATGCCGGCGCAGCATTTTTTCCAGCGTCGGGCGATAGTCGTCCGGCGTTTCGGTCTCGTCGTCGAAGAGGCCCGAGATGACCACATAGTCGGCTTCGTCGATCAGCTCCATACGCGGCGCATCGAGCCCGCCGAACAGTCCGTGATCGCGTTCCGGCCCGATGTGGAACACCGGCACGCCGGCGCGCTTGCCGATCTCCGCAACCGTGATGTCGCCGGACGTCACGACGCGATCGTAGGCTTCGCGCGGCACGTTCAGCGCATCGAGCTGCGCGACGAGCCGATCGCCGGGACGCGGCGCATTGGAGAGAAGGATGACGGTGCCGCCGGCTGCGCGGAAGCGCGTCAGCGCATCGCAAGCGTCTGGCCAGGCGGCGGAGCCGTTGTGAACGACGCCCCAGACATCGGAAAAAACAACGTCGTATGCGGGCGCGAGCGTTGCGAAATGATCGGTGAGGGAAAGTCTGGGAATGGTCATTACTAAATCTCTCGCAGCTCCCCGCCAAAATCGGCGCTGCGATTCTTGCGTTCTCTCCCCCCTTGCGGGGGAGAGACAGAGAGGGGGGTAATACTAGCTCCGATTTCGCGGCTCACCCCCCTCCCTGTCCCTCCCCCGCAAGGGGGGAGGGAACCAAGGAGCCGAGAGGTATGAGCGAACACGGACACTAAAGTAAGTTAGAGATAAGTCCCTTACATCACGGCCTTGATGACGCGGCGGGTCTTGTCGACCATCTCGTCGATCTGGGCTTCGGTGACGATCAGCGGCGGCGACATCGCGAGGGTGTCGGCCATGCCGCGCAGCATGATGCCTTCCTCGTGGAAGCCGTGGCCCATCGCTTCGTAGCCGCGCTTGCCGAATGCATCCGGCTTCGACGCGAGATCGATGCCGACCGTGAGGCCGACCTGGCGGATGTCGAGCACGCCCGGCTCGTCCTTGAGCGACATGACGGCGTCGGCCCAATACGGCTCGAGCTTCTTGGCGCGATTGAAGAGATCTTCGTCGCGATAGACGTTGAGCGTCGCGAGGCCGGCCGCGCAGGCGAGCGGATGCGCCGAGTAGGTGTAGCCATGGAAGATTTCCGGCATATGCTCGGGGCCGTTCATGAACGCATTGTAGATTTCGTCGCGCACGACGATGCCGCCCATCGGCACCGAACCCGACGTCACGCCCTTCGCGAAGGTCATGATGTCCGGCGTCACGCCGTAACGCTCGGCCGCGAACGCCGCACCGAGCCGGCCGAAGCCCGTGATGACTTCGTCGAAGATCAGCAGGATGCCGTACTTGTCGCAGATCTGGCGCAGGCGCTGCAGATAGCCCTTCGGCGGAGGCAGCACGCCGGTCGAACCCGACATCGGCTCGACGATGACGGCTGCGATCGTTGCGGCGTCGTGCAGTGCGACGATCTTCTCGAGATCGTCGGCAAGGTGGGCGCCCCACTCGGGTTCGCCCTTCGTGAACTGCTGATGCTCGCGATTGTAGGTGTGCGAGAGGTGGTCGACGCCCGGCAGCATCGCGCCGAAAAAGCGGCGATTGGCGACCATGCCGCCGACCGAGATGCCGCCGAAGCCGACGCCGTGATAACCGCGCTCGCGGCCGATCAGGCGCGTGCGCGAGTCCTGGCCCTTGGCGTGGTGATACGCGATGGCGACTTTCAACGCTGTGTCGACCGCTTCCGAACCGGAATTGGTGAAGAATACGTGGTCCATCGTCTTCGGTGCGAGATCCGCGATGCGGCTCGCAAGTTCGAACGACATCGGATGCGCGAACTGGAAGGCCGGCGCGTAGTCGAGTTCGGCAGCGCTCTTCTGGATCGCTTCGACGATCGGCTTGCGGTTATGGCCGGCGTTGACGCACCAGAGAGCCGCCGAGCCGTCGATGATGGCGCGGCCTTCCGGCGTGTAATAGTGCATGTCCTGCGAGCGCGAGATGAGCCGCGGCTTCGCCTTGAACGAACGGTTCGGCGTGAACGGCATCCAGAACGCTTCGAGGTCGTTCGGCACTGCCACGGTTTGATCTTGTTTCTTGGCCAGCGACATGGCGCCTCTCCGTCGGTTTCAAGCGGGAAAACGTTAAGACAGAGCGTTAGCAGACAAACGGTCGCCCTCGCAATGTGCGAACGCGCGCGGCAGCCGCGCGAAGGCATGAGAAAAGCGGCGCTCGCTTGGCGACGCCGCTCACCAGATCAGCAGGTTTCGGATGGTCGGCTTAGAAGCGCGAAGCGACCGCGTCGCTGACCATCACGGCCGCAACCAAGAAGACGATGGCAGTGGTGCTGCCGAGCAGCCAACCGATCAGTTGCAGGCGGGTTTTATCGACCATGACGGATACTCGGTAC contains:
- a CDS encoding aspartate aminotransferase family protein → MSLAKKQDQTVAVPNDLEAFWMPFTPNRSFKAKPRLISRSQDMHYYTPEGRAIIDGSAALWCVNAGHNRKPIVEAIQKSAAELDYAPAFQFAHPMSFELASRIADLAPKTMDHVFFTNSGSEAVDTALKVAIAYHHAKGQDSRTRLIGRERGYHGVGFGGISVGGMVANRRFFGAMLPGVDHLSHTYNREHQQFTKGEPEWGAHLADDLEKIVALHDAATIAAVIVEPMSGSTGVLPPPKGYLQRLRQICDKYGILLIFDEVITGFGRLGAAFAAERYGVTPDIMTFAKGVTSGSVPMGGIVVRDEIYNAFMNGPEHMPEIFHGYTYSAHPLACAAGLATLNVYRDEDLFNRAKKLEPYWADAVMSLKDEPGVLDIRQVGLTVGIDLASKPDAFGKRGYEAMGHGFHEEGIMLRGMADTLAMSPPLIVTEAQIDEMVDKTRRVIKAVM
- a CDS encoding TIGR01459 family HAD-type hydrolase, whose amino-acid sequence is MTIPRLSLTDHFATLAPAYDVVFSDVWGVVHNGSAAWPDACDALTRFRAAGGTVILLSNAPRPGDRLVAQLDALNVPREAYDRVVTSGDITVAEIGKRAGVPVFHIGPERDHGLFGGLDAPRMELIDEADYVVISGLFDDETETPDDYRPTLEKMLRRHMPMICANPDLVVERGDKLVYCAGAIADLYEKLGGPVMYAGKPHAPVYDLAHAVAEEMRHAKVDRKRIVAVGDSVRTDLTGAADAGIDCVFVTSGIHAEELGHRDSPELEKLASLFAVSGVHPRAVMQALKW